AATATTTTTGATTAAATATACAGTTTTAGTGTTAGGgtgattaataaattattattaattcttttgaacaaaattaaatattaacaattcaTCATGGGTGCTTCATTACAAGGAACACATCTTGATTATAATTTGTTCGTTATTAaccaataattaaatatttaataaattcattactATCATGTTAAACATTTACTGTAACAtctattagaaattttattttcaataaacttcatcattttcatatttttcacatCATGAAATTAAATCTTCGAGTActcataaaaattattcataattaactACGTGAGATCGTATCGTGCAATTATATTTAACGCCACTTAATCTACACGGAAAAATTTTAGTTTCGAAGATTTCCTTTATGGCCATAAAAAAGCATATTCATCATCCTTGCACCGATATGACCGATAAGCTATTCAAACACACTAATGGCTTTTTTATGTTAGTTCAGTATATTctattcaatatttttgaacGAGGAATATAATATCAGTATACGAATTGACGactaattttttgtgttaataaaTCTTATCGAGGGACAAACTGAAGGACGTTATattcaataacaaaatataaaataatgcatTTTATCACTTCATTTAAATGCAGATTGCAAAGTTTCATTATACACAAAACGTTATATAAGTATATACATGTCGTTGACGTTAAAACGATAGTCGTTTCGTGGAAACATTATATAATTCTCTTAAGAAAAATGGGCTCGAAAACATTTCAGGAATCCTTCATCTTACTTGTTCAAATTAATATTcgttttaaattacaatttaattttctatgaaatattttattcttcacTAATGTTGaaagttttaacaaatttttaatgaagttataactacatgaaaattataaagaaaaattaagacataaagaaatattatttcgtTTATATGATAACATTATTTCGAATTATTTCATTTGCATTATTACAttcattcatattatttcaTTTGCATTATTACGTTaataagaattatttcatttacattgtcaaattaattcaatttatttcattttcattattacATCAATTCgacttatttcatttatttatcgcATTAATTCGACTTATTTGATTTCCATTatcaaatgaattttttaagtgGTAACATTTTTCCTTAACTTCAGAATTCAATTTACGAATAGGTATTAGTCGAAATCGCTTTTTAtgtctgaaatattaaaaatgtcacaCCTACGCAAAAACCAGCCTTCATTTCTCTTCCATTCAACTGTCTTTTATTGCACTGCGTACGATGCTTCAATATTACTCCACCACCTACACCTAAACGTCTTTCGTGACctacatacattcaaaatacattttttactaCTTATCTGAAATTACGTTCCACCAAGCCGATAAGTATAACTGTATAAcctattttttaataacatataACATTACTTAGTGTCTAgttatcttcaaattctttatcgtatattttgtttttaacgTAGTGGAGTTTCACtttgaaaattggtaaaaaGTGATATGTTAACATGGTTAGAACGTGATGATTCGTAAATTATTTATCTAATTTTAGGTTTAATGTAAATTACTGTGATAAATTTGGGTATTGTTGCATTTAAAAGTTTGGACATTTGTATAGgtacaaatttagatatttgtgtatttagaaatttgtgcatTTCTCCTTTTAAAGTTATGacatttctacatttaaaaatttgtatatgcatacttttgaaatttgaaggtttacagATTTCAATGTTAGcaatgcaatatttttaattttgaaattttaagaagtCTAAATTTTTTAGTATGGAGGTTTCAAAGTGAactctacatttgcaaatttctaaattcgaatgttataaattattgaatttctaattcgaaatttttcatttctaaaacGTGTTAGTACTCTTATTCACATTTTCCAAAAAGTAACAACAGTGAACTAAAATTAACTTGATTcgtataaaaaatatcattgaAATCTTATCcaataacataaatattaagaCATGcttctatcaatttttattaatacaccccttGGCATATACACATTTTAATAAACCtttaattcgataattcaaattaaatcaccactaaaacttgaaaacccaAATAAAAACGATCCTCCATTCAACTAGCCACAACAGGACACTTCGGCTATACTATTAAATGCTAATAGGGTTGTTATGCATATTCGTTGCAGAAGATGGTGGACGTAACAACGGCTCCGCCACCCACCGGTGGGGCATCTTTAATTGGACGCACCAGAGGTGCACTTAGGTCCGTCAGATCTGCTCTGGGAGGCAGTGGAGAGTATCTTCAGGGTCTGGGTAGTAAGATAGGATCCGTTTTAAGTAGTAGTTTAGAAGAGAGCGAATTGACCACGACCCCGTCTACGCCGCCTTCTTCGCCACAAGCACCACCTCAGACGGCCAAACCGGAAGAGCAGCTGGCTAGGAGAAAATTAAGACTTCCAAGGTAACCTTCGATCAGCTCTAATAAAGTAACATTCTAAGAACCGAGTTCATGAACTTCGAGTTCTAATGAAATTGACTCATTCTGGGAACTGACTTCATAATCGAGTTCTAATGAAACTGAATCATTCTGGGAATCAAGTTCGTAGCTCTTATAATCCCTTTAACTGGAGGATAATTATTGTTATCTTGATAACTGGACAGCATCTTCATGTATTTATTGTAAACATTTATCGTCTTCATAGTAAACATCATTTGTGATGCGTAAATCATAAATTTACTTGTGAATTGTGGATCTTGAAAATTGCATCAGGTGCTTGTTCAGACTTGAGAAAGATAGGCATTCACAAATATCCTAAATGCAAATATCTGCAGTCAACTTGTGacagttattaaatattatacgaTAAGTTTCAATGACcttattgtttataaaattaacagttatagTTATTTATCAAATTGAAGATAGTAATTATTTACTAATATAAATGCAAATATCTGCAGTCTACTTGTGACAGTCCTATGATATTATCAGATAAGTTTCAAtgattttattgtttatgaAATAACCAATTATAGTTATTTATGAAATTGGAGATAGTAATTATTTACTAATATAAATGCAAATATCTGCAGTCTACTTGTGACAGTCCTATGATATTATCAGATAAGTTTCAATGATCTTGTTGTTTATGAAATAACCAATTATAGTTATTTATCAAATTGGAGATAGTAATTATTTACTAATATAAATGCAAACCGTATTTCACTTCTGAACGTGTCTCCTTGACACGTCACAAGTAAGCGAAATAGAGAGATAAGTTTGATCGATTTCTGAAACTAGAAGCACCAACAATATGAAGTTATGATACTCCGGACAGATATTGTTATACTTCGAGTTGTACAATTAATTCATCTAGATTTGGAGCTGGAATGTGTTACGAGGACTACGAAGCGATCGCCAGGCACAAGTTGGAGAGACAGGGTAGTGCGAGTATGTCCAGATGCATGAGAAAATATCCGCCTGGAATGACTTATGAAGAAATAGCGTCGTCCAGATCAGCTGGAATTAAAACACAGGAGGAGAAAATCGAGGATGATAACAGTCCTGATAGAGACAGTCAAGAAAGTATAGAACCTCTACAGGAGAAGGATATCAAAGCCACAGGACCTGATCCTTTTGACAAATTGAATTATAGAGCAGGTGAGTTGTGATATGAATAGTATCTTTGAATGTCACGAAGAAAATCAGCACGCAATATTTTTGGTCATTTTTTATATCTATAATATGGTTTTGCATATGTTACTGTGGTATTTGCATATTAAATGGCTATTTTTGAAACTGTGAAAGATCGGAGCTGAAAGTTTGACGAAAACAATGAGAAtcttttacatttaataatgtGATGTGATTAAGTAAATTTAGAATGAATAATAGAAgggaataaattattttatagtgaTTTATACATTGGAGAATAattacttataataatttattattgctCAACTAGGTAGTTTTGATTAAATAATTGTACTTACtacattaacaaatattatcACACATAACTATGATAAATTTATAACTGCATCTACTAcatttagaaataattattacattcacAGATAATTATAACTAAAAAGTATGCATTTTAACAACTgctgatattaaaaataatatttttgcaataCGTTTCGATTGAcagtatttttaacaatattaacaattatttttaataaatttgtagacaTTCCTGAGTTAATGAATATATCAGTCATTTGATTTGCAATAACTAAATAATACTGCAACAAATTTAATCACGAATTTTGATCTCAATGTACTTTTAACCTTTTAATCTTTTCTTCGAAACACTTCAAATAATGTCTGTACCTGATTTTGTATGGATTCAGTTACTCACCAAATGAGTTTTTAGCATCGCAACAGGTTTCTTTCCGTGGAAACGTTTTTTATATAAtgcattttgtttctttttgcaACGAAGCAAGGGCCCCGACCCGCTATCAGACGGTCGTTTTTCGTTTAGGTAAATCAACGTTGATGTGAATGTATTGTGAACCATCACAGGTCTCCTTTGTTCCTCACCAAATGTTTTTTCCTATGTTCATAGCGATACAATGTTTTAAATAAGACTGGACTTTATTAGAGATGGGATTTAGTGGTACAAattgtgtgttttttttttaattttttatctgacGACTTTCTGAGTTTCTGGATTAAttgatagatttatagattactGAATTATTGGGTTTCTtaattgttagattgataaactgCTAAATTACAAgattaccaaattattaaattattgatttcCTAAATGTATAGTatgaaaaattgtacatttttaaatttttaaattttcaaatttcccaatttcccaattcccaaattcctaacttcccaattcccaaatttcccgattcccaaatttcccaatttccaaatttcccaattctcaaatttcccaattcccaaatttcctaattctcaaatttcccaattcccaaattgcctaattctcaaatttcccaattcccaaatttcccaattcccaaatttcccaattcccaaatttcccaattcccaaatttcccaattctcaaatttcccaattcccaaatttcccgactcccaaatttcccgattcccaaattgcccaattcccaaatttcctaatttccaaatttcccaattctcaaatattccaattctcaattttccaattttcaaatttcccaaatcccaaatttcccaattccaaattcctctattccaaaatttcccattttcaggtcccctaatttcccaatttcccattttcaggtcccctaatttcccaattcccaaattcacagattccccaaattgccaaatttctaaattcataaatgtctaaatgtctaaactccaaatcccaaaatcgcaaaatccTAAGAttctgaatttcctaaattcctacatcttcaaatttctaaattcccaaatatgcaTTCTCCCCATAACCATCCCGCAAGTATCATTCAATACCTCCCCCTAAATACCATAAAAAGAACCTTAATTTCACTCTTTTAATTTTCCTCGTCCTATTTCATtaacctaatttataaatttacaatttcataagGAACTCGATCCCATCTCTAATATCCATAAAATGTTTAATCCCCATTCTCCACCCCGTATATTACCTAAAACCACATTTTGCTAGCTTTCCACACTTCTTAATTAACAGCACCCTGTACACCATAAGTCCTTAAATGTAACAATTCAAATGTGTACCCCGTTACTTAATATGTGTATCTAGATTCCGAGGATTCCTTATACATACGTAATACGTGATATGTAGCACTGTACCGCCTCCCATTGGTGTACCTTGTGTTTCAAGAATTAGATTAGACACATATGTTGCTTGAGCAACAGACTTAACGTGTCACACGCACCAGTGTCAAGTATTGATTAGGAGAATAGTAGATATACGCATTTTCGGCTAATTGGGAGAGTGTTTCCTGTAGATTGTTATTTCAGACATGCAACCTTGCAGCAGCGACTCGATGAGCGATCAAGATGGTTATGGACCTAGCACCAGTCTCGATTCCAATATGGACGGTCGTCGATTATGGCAGCGTTCAGGTACTAattctttgaatatttttaggtattcattatgatattattttattactgttattattattttattactgttatttggGCAGtgggttttaattatttttaacatttgtaGAGGTTAGCTATTTTTAGTACTTTTATAAGATAGTCGTTTTTAATGACTTCATtagttaatcatttttatatctatatgagttagttatttttaatatttttgtgggATAATCAGTTTTAATGACTTCATacgttaatcatttttaatatctatatgagttagttatttttaatatttttgtgggATAATCAGTTTTAATGACTTCATacgttaatcatttttaatatctatatgagttagttatttttaatatttttgtgggATAATCAGTTTTAATGTCTTCATgagttaatcatttttaatatctatATGAGGtagtcaattttaatatttttgtaagataattatttttaatgttctcatgagttaatcatttttaatatctatataatttagtcatttttaatattgttataagATAATCATTTTCGATGTCTTCATaagttaatcatttttaatatctttatgaatttttcattttcaaaatttaatctttATAAGTATCTTCTAAAATTGTAACCTAGCTAAAATAAAAACTCTTGCTGtaagaatttaatgaaattgtttatttaaagaattttcgTAGAATTTTTTCACTCTACTTCTCGAGAAGCACAACTTGAGAAATAAGTAAAACTTGTG
The Megachile rotundata isolate GNS110a chromosome 5, iyMegRotu1, whole genome shotgun sequence DNA segment above includes these coding regions:
- the LOC100881532 gene encoding uncharacterized protein LOC100881532 isoform X3, which encodes MVDVTTAPPPTGGASLIGRTRGALRSVRSALGGSGEYLQGLGSKIGSVLSSSLEESELTTTPSTPPSSPQAPPQTAKPEEQLARRKLRLPRFGAGMCYEDYEAIARHKLERQGSASMSRCMRKYPPGMTYEEIASSRSAGIKTQEEKIEDDNSPDRDSQESIEPLQEKDIKATGPDPFDKLNYRAARAPTRYQTVVFRLDMQPCSSDSMSDQDGYGPSTSLDSNMDGRRLWQRSGSSGSVQSWASSLSADSQSEESAADFMKTFVPLLFDAPNSIDQEQKASFGQMVLTESGRIWFSRVVNARRARPCVTEESFYSLAQHFAVALFECHEADDFAPAKSLMNMCFTFYHEVEVPGLEPYREYLYTHLRVQPIWTSMRFWTAAFFDAVQCERASRPVPPRPKSLDQEAIALEDRKFQANIVFGQLGTRKDAAR